The Tripterygium wilfordii isolate XIE 37 chromosome 17, ASM1340144v1, whole genome shotgun sequence genome has a window encoding:
- the LOC119981632 gene encoding aluminum-activated malate transporter 8-like, whose amino-acid sequence MDSVTVVAIPDEEGVAPKKTNNKSQNPLFHTTISFIRENERKLVHSIKVGIALVLVSLLYLLDPLYEQVGENAMWAIMTVVVVFEFYAGATLGKGLNRGVGTVLGGGLGCLAASFAQRAGGIGNAIVIGIFVFIFGAAATYSRLVPMVKRRYEYGAIIFMLTFNLVVVSGLRAEKVIELARERLTTIVMGFSVCIFISLFIFPIWSSDELHDSLVSRFEHLASSIEGCVEEFFKICDEKENRRIPGFDKCKSVLNSRSKDESLVNFAKWEPWHGKFGFSHPWEKYLKIGELLRELAAMILSLKGCLVSPRQLQAPRESIKEACEATVSSLSWTLKEVGESIKRMRRCKAENSILPKLKSIRVELSLVMPPTRLEPLVDKREGLAMASFVFSLMEMVEKVEELAKEVEELGEVANFLNS is encoded by the exons ATGGACTCTGTTACTGTCGTAGCCATTCCAGATGAAGAGGGAGTTGCTCCCAAAAAGACCAATAATAAATCCCAAAATCCTCTGTTTCATACCACTATTTCCTTCATTAGAGAGAACGAAAGAAAGCTGGTTCATAGCATCAAAGTTGGGATTGCACTTGTTTTGGTCTCTCTCTTGTATCTCCTTGATCCTCTCTATGAACAAGTAGGCGAAAATGCTATGTGGGCTATAATGACTGTTGTTGTCGTCTTCGAGTTCTATGCAG GTGCTACACTTGGCAAGGGCTTGAATCGCGGAGTTGGTACCGTATTAGGAGGTGGATTGGGATGTCTAGCAGCAAGTTTTGCTCAACGAGCTGGCGGGATTGGCAATGCCATTGTTATTGGCATTTTTGTGTTCATATTTG GTGCAGCAGCAACGTATTCTCGATTGGTTCCGATGGTTAAAAGAAGATACGAGTATGGCGCAATTATATTCATGCTCACCTTCAATTTGGTGGTGGTGTCTGGTTTGCGAGCTGAAAAAGTTATTGAATTAGCCCGAGAACGCCTCACGACGATCGTTATGGGTTTCTCTGTCTGCATATTCATAAGTTTGTTCATCTTTCCAATATGGTCGAGTGATGAGCTTCATGACTCCTTAGTCTCCAGATTTGAACACCTTGCCTCTTCCATTGAAG GGTGTGTAGAGGAATTCTTCAAAATCTGCGATGAAAAGGAAAACCGGCGAATTCCCGGCTTCGATAAATGCAAGAGTGTGCTGAACTCCAGGTCTAAGGATGAATCACTG GTGAATTTTGCAAAATGGGAACCATGGCATGGAAAATTTGGTTTTTCCCATCCATGGGAGAAATACCTAAAGATTGGTGAACTTCTTAGAGAACTAGCTGCGATGATTCTGTCGCTTAAAGGTTGTCTTGTTTCTCCTAGACAG TTGCAGGCACCAAGAGAGTCCATCAAAGAGGCTTGTGAAGCAACTGTGTCATCCCTCTCATGGACGCTAAAAGAGGTTGGAGAGAGCATCAAGAGAATGAGAAGATGCAAGGCAGAGAACTCAATATTGCCGAAATTGAAATCAATAAGAGTAGAATTAAGCCTTGTAATGCCCCCAACAAGACTAGAACCATTAGTGGATAAGAGGGAAGGACTTGCAATGGCAAGCTTTGTGTTTTCATTGATGGAGATGGTGGAGAAGGTTGAAGAACTAGCAAAAGAAGTGGAAGAACTTGGTGAAGTGGCTAATTTCCTCAACAGCTGA